A DNA window from Oikeobacillus pervagus contains the following coding sequences:
- a CDS encoding RluA family pseudouridine synthase, with protein sequence MKSCSYQIQWLIDDSNDGMSIKEFLTNHKISKRALTDIKFSGGTILVNGREENVRYLLSTGEHLNVIFPPEIPSEQMMSEEIQLNILYEDDDLIVVDKPAGMNTIPSREHPHGSLANALIGYYDQQQLQRAPHIVTRLDRDTSGLVLIAKHRHVHHLLSEMQKKNEIKRVYEALAEGVFKETMGKIEQPIGRKTTSIIEREVREDGQYACTHYRVKQQFKDFALIQLHLKTGRTHQIRVHLSYIHHPLVGDDLYGGSTRLLSRQALHCSELRIVHPISGEKKVWKSPLPDDITQLID encoded by the coding sequence ATGAAAAGTTGTTCATATCAAATCCAATGGTTGATTGATGATTCCAATGATGGAATGTCGATAAAGGAATTTTTAACTAATCATAAAATATCCAAACGGGCGTTAACGGATATCAAGTTTTCCGGAGGGACAATTCTAGTAAATGGAAGGGAGGAAAATGTTCGATACCTTCTTTCTACTGGGGAGCATTTAAACGTCATTTTTCCACCGGAAATCCCAAGTGAACAAATGATGTCAGAGGAAATTCAATTGAACATCTTATATGAGGATGATGATCTGATCGTGGTTGATAAACCAGCAGGAATGAATACGATTCCTTCTCGTGAACATCCCCATGGAAGTCTAGCCAATGCTTTAATTGGATATTATGATCAGCAACAACTCCAAAGAGCTCCACATATTGTGACTAGATTAGATCGTGATACTTCAGGTCTTGTCTTAATTGCGAAACATCGACATGTCCATCATTTATTAAGTGAAATGCAAAAAAAGAACGAAATAAAAAGGGTCTATGAAGCATTAGCAGAAGGGGTATTCAAGGAGACAATGGGCAAGATCGAGCAACCCATTGGAAGAAAAACGACAAGTATTATCGAACGGGAAGTTAGGGAAGATGGGCAGTATGCTTGTACTCATTATAGGGTCAAACAACAATTCAAAGATTTTGCTCTCATTCAATTACATTTAAAAACAGGAAGAACCCATCAAATCCGGGTTCATCTTTCCTATATTCATCACCCACTTGTTGGAGATGATTTATACGGTGGTAGTACCCGCTTACTGTCCCGTCAAGCGCTACATTGCAGTGAATTAAGAATTGTTCATCCAATTTCAGGGGAAAAGAAAGTATGGAAGTCACCGTTACCGGATGATATAACACAACTAATAGATTGA
- a CDS encoding globin domain-containing protein — protein MVEKSIAPYDVIGKQHLEELVDAFYARVAKHPDLIPIFPEDLTETARKQKQFLTQYLGGPPLYTQEHGHPMLRARHLPFEITPTRVNAWLSCMRAAMDKVQLTGNIREFFYSRLELTAHHMMNTPGEQGEDH, from the coding sequence ATGGTTGAGAAATCTATAGCTCCATACGATGTCATCGGGAAGCAGCATTTAGAAGAACTCGTGGATGCATTTTATGCTAGAGTTGCCAAACATCCAGACTTGATACCGATTTTCCCAGAAGATTTAACTGAAACTGCACGAAAACAGAAACAATTTTTAACTCAATACTTAGGTGGTCCCCCCCTTTATACTCAGGAACATGGACATCCAATGTTAAGAGCGCGACATTTACCTTTTGAAATTACACCAACTAGAGTGAATGCTTGGTTAAGTTGTATGCGGGCTGCGATGGATAAGGTTCAGTTAACTGGAAATATTCGAGAATTTTTTTATTCAAGGCTTGAATTAACAGCCCATCATATGATGAATACTCCTGGAGAACAAGGTGAAGATCATTGA
- a CDS encoding GTP pyrophosphokinase has translation MNHWDQFIAPYKQAVNELKIKLKGMRIQFELSNEHSPIEFVTGRVKSIASILDKANQNGIPLDKLETEMQDIAGLRMMCQFVDDIKKVVELLRMRNDFTIVEEKNYISHKKPSGYRSYHVVIEYPVQTISGEKKILAEIQIRTLAMNFWATIEHSLNYKYKGQFPDEIKLRLQRAAEAAFQLDEEMSLIREEIQEAQAFFTKKKEQNKEHEKNK, from the coding sequence ATGAATCATTGGGATCAATTTATAGCGCCATACAAACAGGCTGTGAACGAACTCAAGATAAAATTAAAAGGAATGCGTATTCAATTTGAATTATCAAATGAACATTCTCCCATTGAGTTTGTTACTGGGCGTGTGAAATCAATTGCAAGTATTTTAGATAAAGCAAATCAAAATGGAATCCCTTTAGATAAGTTAGAGACAGAGATGCAAGATATTGCTGGATTAAGAATGATGTGTCAGTTCGTAGATGATATAAAAAAAGTAGTCGAATTACTAAGAATGCGAAATGATTTTACCATAGTAGAAGAAAAGAACTATATTTCTCATAAAAAACCAAGTGGATATCGCTCCTATCATGTCGTGATTGAATACCCAGTTCAAACCATTAGTGGGGAGAAGAAAATTCTGGCGGAAATTCAAATTCGCACCCTAGCAATGAATTTCTGGGCAACAATCGAACATTCATTAAATTATAAGTATAAAGGCCAATTTCCGGATGAAATCAAATTGCGTCTACAAAGAGCAGCTGAGGCGGCCTTTCAATTAGATGAAGAGATGTCCTTAATTCGTGAGGAAATTCAAGAGGCTCAAGCTTTTTTCACGAAGAAAAAGGAACAAAATAAGGAGCACGAAAAAAATAAATAA
- the mecA gene encoding adaptor protein MecA gives MEIERINENTVKFYISYIDIEERGFDREEIWYNRERSEELFWEMMDEVHEEEDFSVEGPLWIQVQALDKGLEILVTKAQVSRDGQRFELPISEEKLKGLPIDDQLEELLDQHFQMKQQDEEESLEFMFVFHDFEDLLSLTSRPGLDELITKLYSYKNRYYLFVMFPENDVALSEDDHEILDDQEEAEPFFTDESIDNVLSIILEYGYETSLTYHILEEYGKIIIEENVFNTLRHYFK, from the coding sequence ATGGAAATTGAACGTATTAATGAAAATACAGTTAAGTTCTACATTTCTTATATTGATATAGAGGAGCGGGGATTTGATCGTGAAGAGATTTGGTACAATCGTGAGCGCAGTGAAGAGTTATTTTGGGAAATGATGGACGAGGTTCATGAGGAAGAAGACTTTTCCGTTGAAGGTCCTTTATGGATTCAAGTTCAAGCATTAGATAAAGGATTGGAGATCCTTGTGACAAAAGCCCAAGTTTCCCGTGATGGACAACGATTCGAGCTACCAATTTCAGAGGAAAAGTTGAAAGGTTTACCAATAGACGATCAATTGGAGGAACTTCTGGATCAACATTTCCAAATGAAACAACAAGATGAAGAAGAATCTCTAGAATTTATGTTCGTTTTTCATGATTTTGAAGACTTACTTAGTCTTACTTCTCGCCCTGGACTAGATGAGTTGATTACGAAGCTTTATTCTTATAAAAATCGATATTATTTATTTGTCATGTTTCCAGAAAATGATGTGGCATTATCTGAGGATGACCATGAGATATTGGATGATCAGGAAGAGGCGGAACCATTCTTCACGGATGAAAGTATTGATAATGTGTTAAGTATAATTTTAGAATATGGGTATGAAACATCCTTAACTTATCATATTCTTGAAGAATACGGCAAGATCATAATTGAAGAAAACGTCTTTAATACTTTACGACATTATTTTAAGTAA
- a CDS encoding competence protein CoiA, producing MALYKSREELYELRKLNHFFCPQCQSPLLFKIGQKRIPHFSHRHTNDCHSFSEHESPRHLQGKLDLFNWLKNQQMAVQLEAYLPTLQQRPDLFLPDQSIAIEFQCSTIPENLFCKRTSVYQQHQLFPFWIFGGNVQNNQHGLFKLSKFQQLFLQHSSVFDYWLPTYCPDQRAFTFLLHIIPISTTLFSARKLTIPLEKLSFPLTIPKLKSTVSITLKDWMKLKKDWIQKRMYYSHRQRNKFLNDVYNSKRNPFLLHPYIGLPVKGMIFLNLHPLEWQFYLWNEIFNHLSIGAEVSIEKCVECLRNVMRIHGVRWSEFPLTPTLSIRQLVHEYFKLLEELEVLFYNREGKYIIRQHIEDAENMMEALKKETKMIQQYERFVWNKRI from the coding sequence TTGGCATTATATAAGTCACGGGAAGAACTTTATGAATTACGAAAGTTGAATCACTTTTTTTGTCCGCAATGCCAATCACCCCTCTTGTTTAAAATTGGTCAAAAAAGAATCCCCCATTTCTCTCATCGTCATACAAATGACTGTCATTCCTTTTCAGAACATGAATCACCACGCCATCTTCAAGGAAAACTCGATCTTTTTAATTGGCTTAAAAATCAACAAATGGCTGTTCAATTAGAGGCGTATTTGCCAACTTTACAACAAAGGCCCGATCTCTTTTTACCCGATCAGTCGATTGCCATTGAATTTCAATGTTCGACCATACCGGAAAATTTGTTTTGCAAACGGACTTCGGTTTACCAACAACATCAGCTTTTTCCTTTTTGGATTTTTGGTGGGAACGTGCAAAACAATCAACATGGTTTGTTCAAGCTCTCAAAATTTCAACAACTTTTCTTGCAACATTCTTCAGTTTTTGACTACTGGCTACCAACTTATTGTCCAGATCAAAGGGCATTTACGTTTCTTCTTCATATCATCCCGATCTCTACGACTCTCTTCTCCGCTCGAAAATTGACTATTCCCCTTGAAAAACTTTCTTTTCCATTAACCATTCCAAAGTTAAAATCAACCGTTTCTATCACCTTAAAGGATTGGATGAAATTAAAAAAAGATTGGATTCAAAAAAGAATGTATTATAGCCATAGACAGCGGAACAAGTTTTTAAATGATGTCTATAATAGCAAACGAAATCCTTTTTTACTGCATCCTTATATCGGTCTACCTGTAAAAGGAATGATATTTCTCAATCTGCACCCGCTTGAATGGCAATTTTATTTATGGAACGAAATTTTCAATCATTTGTCAATCGGAGCTGAGGTAAGTATAGAAAAATGTGTGGAATGTTTAAGAAATGTCATGCGGATCCATGGTGTTAGATGGAGTGAATTTCCCCTTACCCCAACTCTTTCGATCAGGCAGTTGGTCCATGAATACTTCAAATTATTAGAGGAATTGGAAGTATTATTTTATAATAGAGAAGGGAAGTATATCATTAGACAGCATATAGAGGATGCGGAAAATATGATGGAGGCCTTAAAAAAAGAAACGAAAATGATTCAGCAATACGAAAGGTTTGTATGGAATAAAAGAATTTGA
- a CDS encoding NAD kinase, producing the protein MKFAVTSKGDAKSNSLMHKIKSYLLDFHLTYDDNEPDIVISVGGDGTLLYAFHRYTSRLDKTAFVGVHTGHLGFYADWVPEEIEKLVIAIAQTPYQVIEYPLLEAIVRYQHGGKETRYLALNESTVKSVEGSLVMDVDIRGQHFERFRGDGLCVSTPSGSTAYNKALGGAIIHPSIAAIQMAEMASINNRVFRTVGSPLILPAHHTCMLKPVNEPDFLITIDHLTLLHKDVKSIQYRVADEKIRFARFRPFPFWKRVHDSFISN; encoded by the coding sequence ATGAAATTTGCTGTTACGTCCAAAGGAGACGCGAAATCAAACTCATTAATGCATAAAATTAAATCATACTTATTAGACTTTCATTTAACGTATGATGATAATGAACCTGATATTGTGATTTCTGTTGGTGGAGATGGAACCTTATTATACGCTTTTCATCGCTATACTTCTCGTCTAGATAAAACTGCATTTGTAGGGGTACATACGGGACATTTAGGCTTCTATGCTGACTGGGTACCGGAGGAGATTGAGAAGCTAGTCATCGCTATTGCTCAAACTCCATATCAAGTGATTGAGTATCCACTACTTGAAGCCATTGTTCGTTATCAACACGGTGGAAAAGAAACGAGATATTTAGCTTTAAACGAATCAACAGTAAAAAGTGTAGAAGGTTCACTTGTAATGGATGTTGATATTCGTGGACAGCATTTTGAACGGTTTCGTGGGGACGGGCTTTGTGTCTCAACCCCATCTGGCAGCACAGCTTATAATAAAGCGTTAGGTGGTGCAATCATCCATCCTTCCATTGCCGCGATTCAAATGGCGGAAATGGCTTCAATTAATAATCGGGTTTTTAGAACAGTCGGATCCCCACTCATTTTACCAGCCCATCATACCTGTATGCTAAAGCCGGTAAATGAACCCGATTTTCTTATTACGATTGACCATTTAACCTTATTACATAAGGATGTAAAATCCATTCAGTATCGAGTGGCTGATGAAAAAATTCGATTTGCCCGTTTTAGACCATTTCCATTTTGGAAAAGGGTGCATGATTCGTTTATTTCAAACTAA
- the pepF gene encoding oligoendopeptidase F → MTKEAEVKALPARSDIAEELTWRLEDIFPNDEEWEKEFQSIKELVHEASTFQGTLGESAERFYELLVYQDELLERMGKLFTYSHMRYDQDTTNSHYQGMDDRAKNLYTQIASALSFVVPEILSMDEQKIQSFLNEKEELAIYKHSIEEINLQRPHVLSKEEEALLAQAGEVLGASSNTFGMLNNADLVFPTIEDENGDRVEITHGRYIQLLESANRRVREEAFKAVYDTYGKFQNTFASTLSGQVKKDNFYARVRKYDSARQLALSNNNIPEEVYDQLVETVHKYLPLLHRYVKLRKKILGIDELHMYDLYTPLVKEVDMKIPYEKAKEYVLKGLAPLGEEYINVLKEGFENRWVDVVENKGKRSGAYSSGAYGTNPYILMNWHDNVNNLFTLAHEFGHSVHSYYTRKSQPYVYGDYSIFVAEVASTCNEALLNDYLLKNLQDEKKRIYILNHYLEGFRGTVFRQTMFAEFEHIIHQKAQDGEALTSELLTKEYYELNKKYFGEDIVIDEEIGLEWARIPHFYYNYYVYQYATGFSAATALSSQILEEGSSAVERYINHFLKAGSSDYPIEVLKKAGVDMTTAAPIEEACKVFEKRLTEMEKMLSK, encoded by the coding sequence ATGACAAAAGAAGCAGAAGTAAAAGCATTGCCTGCCCGTAGTGATATTGCGGAAGAACTCACTTGGAGATTGGAAGATATTTTTCCGAATGATGAAGAATGGGAAAAAGAATTTCAATCTATCAAAGAACTTGTTCATGAAGCGAGTACTTTTCAAGGAACTTTAGGGGAAAGTGCGGAACGCTTTTATGAACTGTTGGTCTATCAAGACGAATTATTAGAACGAATGGGAAAATTGTTTACATATTCCCATATGAGATATGATCAAGATACAACGAATTCCCATTATCAAGGAATGGATGATCGCGCGAAAAATCTTTATACGCAAATAGCGAGTGCCCTGTCTTTCGTTGTACCTGAGATTCTATCTATGGATGAACAAAAAATCCAAAGTTTCTTAAATGAAAAAGAAGAATTAGCCATTTATAAGCATTCAATCGAGGAAATTAATTTACAGCGACCTCATGTGTTATCGAAAGAGGAGGAAGCATTGTTAGCGCAAGCTGGTGAAGTATTAGGTGCCTCAAGCAATACTTTTGGAATGTTAAATAATGCAGATTTAGTCTTTCCGACAATAGAAGATGAAAACGGTGATCGAGTCGAAATTACCCATGGCCGCTATATTCAATTATTGGAATCCGCTAATCGTCGAGTGCGTGAGGAAGCTTTTAAAGCCGTATATGACACTTATGGAAAATTTCAGAATACATTTGCTAGTACATTAAGCGGACAAGTGAAAAAGGATAATTTCTATGCCCGTGTAAGAAAGTATGACAGTGCAAGACAACTGGCCTTATCCAATAACAATATTCCAGAAGAGGTTTATGATCAGCTAGTAGAAACGGTTCATAAATATTTACCTTTATTACACCGATATGTAAAACTTAGAAAGAAAATCCTTGGTATTGATGAACTGCATATGTATGATTTGTATACTCCACTCGTGAAAGAAGTGGACATGAAAATCCCATATGAAAAAGCGAAAGAATATGTGTTAAAAGGGTTGGCTCCACTTGGAGAAGAGTATATTAATGTATTAAAAGAAGGGTTTGAAAACCGCTGGGTAGATGTTGTGGAGAATAAAGGAAAGCGAAGCGGGGCCTATTCCTCAGGAGCTTATGGGACAAATCCATATATATTAATGAATTGGCATGATAATGTCAATAATTTATTTACGTTGGCTCATGAATTCGGTCATAGTGTTCATAGTTACTATACACGGAAAAGTCAACCATATGTATATGGTGATTATTCAATTTTCGTGGCAGAAGTAGCGTCAACATGTAATGAAGCATTGCTCAATGATTATTTATTGAAAAATTTACAAGATGAAAAAAAACGAATCTATATATTAAACCATTATTTAGAAGGATTTAGGGGAACGGTTTTCCGCCAAACAATGTTTGCTGAATTTGAGCATATCATTCATCAAAAAGCCCAAGACGGAGAAGCGTTGACCAGTGAATTATTGACGAAAGAATACTATGAACTTAATAAGAAATACTTTGGTGAAGATATTGTAATTGATGAAGAAATCGGTTTAGAATGGGCACGGATTCCTCATTTTTATTACAATTACTATGTTTATCAATATGCTACTGGCTTTAGTGCAGCAACAGCATTGAGTTCACAAATATTAGAAGAAGGCTCATCAGCTGTTGAACGTTATATTAATCATTTCTTAAAAGCAGGAAGCTCTGACTATCCAATTGAAGTATTGAAAAAAGCGGGAGTGGATATGACGACAGCTGCACCGATTGAAGAAGCGTGTAAAGTATTTGAGAAAAGATTAACGGAAATGGAAAAAATGTTATCTAAATAA
- a CDS encoding CYTH domain-containing protein: protein MPNEIEIEFKNLLEQEEFENLLASFQIQEQNFITQENYYFDTPDFQLKEKNCALRIRCKQGNFELTLKQPHTVGLLETNQPIDAACAHKIIEDSQIPLGEVREQLNKLQVNINKIQCFGSLQTKRAEIPYHEGILVFDSSYYLHQQDFEIEYEVNQYDIGQKYFFQLLKEFNIPKRTTDNKIQRFYKEKLRQKKH, encoded by the coding sequence TTGCCGAATGAAATAGAAATTGAATTCAAAAATTTATTAGAACAGGAAGAATTTGAAAATTTGCTCGCTTCCTTTCAAATCCAAGAGCAAAATTTTATTACTCAGGAGAATTATTATTTCGATACTCCTGATTTTCAATTAAAAGAAAAAAATTGTGCCTTAAGAATTCGCTGCAAACAAGGAAACTTTGAGCTCACATTAAAGCAGCCTCATACTGTAGGGCTACTGGAAACAAATCAACCCATTGATGCCGCTTGTGCGCATAAAATAATTGAAGATAGTCAGATTCCCCTGGGGGAAGTACGTGAACAATTAAATAAATTGCAAGTAAATATAAACAAAATTCAATGTTTTGGTTCATTACAAACAAAACGGGCAGAAATTCCATATCATGAGGGAATTCTTGTTTTCGACAGTAGTTATTATTTGCATCAACAAGACTTTGAGATAGAATATGAAGTGAATCAATATGATATAGGTCAAAAGTACTTTTTTCAACTATTGAAAGAATTCAATATTCCTAAAAGAACAACGGATAATAAAATTCAAAGATTTTATAAAGAAAAACTTCGTCAGAAAAAACACTAA
- the cls gene encoding cardiolipin synthase, translated as MVILIRYVSLILTTMVIIIGFVIFLENRHPTQTLTWLVVLGSFPLLGFFFYLLFGRNYRKERMFRKKYLLDKEAYLKFNEQPSPKEFTEFVHNRGDKKIFTIAEKLGNSPISLHTETKILTNGDETFSSIKTELLKARHHIHLEYYIVRDDQVGNEMKDILIQKAKEGVKIRFLFDAVGSWKLSKKYINDLRLAGVEIIPFGPVKLPFLNSKFNFRNHRKIIVIDGNIGFVGGLNIGDEYLGKSEQFGFWRDTHMFLKGEAVRTLQLIFLQDWYYMTSDHFLTPGYLTPERIDGMKGAIQLIAGGPDNEWSVIKNIFFSMITSAKKSVWIASPYFIPDEDIFSALKIAALSGIDVRLLMPEKPDKRIVFHASRSYFPELLEAGVKIFEYTRGFMHSKIVIVDGELASIGTANMDMRSFHLNFEVNAFLYHTESNKSLVKEYERDLIYSKEIVLEQFRKRHLGHRLLESTSRLLSPLL; from the coding sequence ATGGTTATTTTGATTCGTTATGTAAGTTTAATACTTACGACGATGGTTATTATTATAGGATTTGTTATCTTCTTAGAAAACCGACACCCAACCCAAACATTAACATGGTTAGTTGTGCTAGGGAGTTTCCCGTTATTAGGATTTTTTTTCTATCTATTATTTGGACGAAATTATCGGAAGGAGAGAATGTTTCGAAAAAAGTATTTATTAGATAAGGAGGCTTATTTGAAATTTAATGAGCAACCTTCTCCAAAAGAATTTACAGAATTTGTTCATAATCGAGGGGATAAAAAAATCTTCACGATCGCTGAAAAATTAGGGAATAGTCCTATATCTCTGCATACCGAGACGAAAATTTTAACAAATGGAGATGAAACTTTCTCAAGCATCAAAACCGAATTACTTAAGGCACGGCATCACATCCATTTAGAATACTATATTGTTCGCGATGATCAAGTAGGGAATGAAATGAAAGACATTCTGATTCAAAAAGCAAAAGAAGGTGTCAAAATACGCTTTTTATTTGATGCAGTCGGGTCCTGGAAATTATCAAAAAAATATATAAATGATTTACGGCTTGCAGGTGTTGAGATTATTCCGTTTGGGCCAGTGAAACTCCCCTTTTTAAATAGCAAATTTAATTTTCGCAATCACCGAAAAATTATTGTAATCGATGGCAATATCGGCTTTGTCGGGGGATTAAATATTGGGGATGAATATTTAGGTAAAAGTGAGCAATTCGGCTTTTGGAGAGATACTCATATGTTTTTAAAAGGGGAAGCTGTGCGGACACTTCAATTAATCTTTTTACAAGATTGGTATTATATGACGTCTGATCATTTTTTAACTCCTGGATATTTAACGCCAGAGCGAATAGATGGAATGAAAGGGGCAATTCAACTTATTGCAGGAGGACCGGATAATGAATGGAGTGTCATTAAAAATATATTTTTTTCCATGATTACATCTGCAAAAAAATCGGTCTGGATTGCATCGCCGTATTTTATTCCTGACGAAGACATTTTCTCTGCATTGAAGATTGCTGCACTTAGTGGGATTGATGTTCGATTATTAATGCCGGAAAAACCTGATAAACGTATTGTATTTCACGCATCACGTTCTTACTTCCCGGAATTGTTAGAAGCGGGTGTAAAGATCTTTGAATATACTCGAGGGTTCATGCATAGTAAAATTGTCATTGTCGATGGTGAATTGGCGTCAATAGGAACCGCAAATATGGATATGAGAAGTTTCCATCTAAACTTTGAAGTGAATGCGTTTTTATATCATACAGAAAGCAATAAATCATTAGTAAAAGAATATGAGCGAGATTTAATATATTCAAAGGAAATTGTTCTTGAACAATTCCGAAAGAGACATTTAGGACATCGTTTATTAGAATCGACTTCCCGTCTGCTTTCACCATTGTTATAA
- a CDS encoding ClpXP adapter SpxH family protein, producing MFIDPLCPECWALEPIIKKLQIEYGQYFRLRQILTGKLASLNISKKKHETLANFWEHTASRTGMSCDGSLWLESPISSPYIASIAIKAAELQGRRAGQRFLRKLQELLFLNKQNISNFDVLEQCANEVELDLEVFIQDINSSSAAKAFQCDLKISNEMEIDEVPSLVFFNENIEDEGIKISGIYPYEIYVKIIQEMLNDIPEPTPPPPLEHFLKYYKFVATKEVAEVYDLPCKEVEKKLKKLLLQRKVQMIPAKYGTFWKYIG from the coding sequence ATGTTCATCGATCCTCTCTGTCCTGAATGTTGGGCGTTAGAACCCATCATCAAAAAGTTGCAAATTGAATATGGGCAATATTTTCGTCTGCGCCAAATATTAACCGGTAAATTGGCTTCCTTGAATATTTCAAAGAAGAAGCATGAAACATTGGCAAATTTTTGGGAACATACTGCGAGTAGAACGGGTATGTCCTGTGATGGAAGTTTATGGCTAGAAAGTCCAATTTCATCTCCATATATTGCATCCATTGCGATCAAAGCAGCTGAATTACAAGGACGTAGAGCAGGTCAACGTTTTTTAAGGAAACTACAGGAACTATTGTTTTTAAATAAGCAAAACATTTCTAACTTTGATGTATTGGAACAATGTGCAAACGAAGTGGAATTAGATCTTGAAGTATTTATTCAAGATATCAACTCTTCTAGCGCAGCGAAGGCCTTTCAATGTGATCTAAAGATATCCAATGAAATGGAAATCGATGAAGTTCCATCCCTTGTTTTTTTTAACGAGAATATTGAAGATGAGGGAATCAAAATTTCTGGAATTTATCCTTATGAAATCTATGTGAAAATTATTCAAGAAATGCTGAATGATATACCTGAGCCAACACCCCCTCCCCCTTTGGAACACTTTTTAAAATATTATAAGTTTGTAGCTACTAAGGAAGTTGCGGAAGTGTATGACTTACCTTGTAAGGAAGTCGAAAAGAAGTTGAAAAAACTATTATTACAACGTAAGGTGCAAATGATTCCTGCTAAGTATGGGACGTTCTGGAAATACATTGGTTAA
- the prpE gene encoding bis(5'-nucleosyl)-tetraphosphatase PrpE, with protein sequence MKIDIIGDIHGCFDELVHLTEKLGYKWDKNLPIHPDGRLLGFVGDLTDRGPKSLQVIHIVYHLWKENLAYYSPGNHCNKLYRYFLGNKVVITHGLETTVAELEALPQNKRDHYRQMFMELYDSSPLYHILDNGNLIIAHAGIREKDIGKYTEKVKSFVLYGDITGEKHANGMPVRRDWAKHYEGESWIVYGHTPVKEVRIVHHTANVDTGAVFGGHLSAFRYPELTAVSVPSSMPLVEEKFRETFD encoded by the coding sequence ATGAAAATTGATATTATTGGGGATATTCATGGGTGTTTCGATGAGCTAGTCCATTTGACAGAAAAACTTGGGTATAAATGGGATAAGAATCTTCCCATTCATCCGGATGGCAGATTATTAGGATTTGTCGGGGATCTAACGGACCGGGGCCCAAAATCTCTTCAAGTCATCCATATTGTGTATCATTTATGGAAAGAAAATTTAGCGTACTATTCACCCGGAAATCATTGCAATAAACTTTATCGTTATTTTTTAGGAAATAAAGTTGTAATCACACATGGACTTGAAACAACCGTTGCCGAGCTTGAAGCGTTGCCACAAAATAAACGAGACCATTATCGACAAATGTTTATGGAGTTGTATGATTCTTCCCCTTTGTACCATATTTTAGACAATGGAAATTTAATTATTGCCCATGCCGGAATTCGTGAAAAAGATATCGGAAAATATACAGAGAAAGTAAAATCTTTTGTTTTATATGGTGACATAACTGGAGAAAAACATGCAAATGGAATGCCTGTTAGAAGAGATTGGGCAAAACATTATGAAGGGGAAAGTTGGATTGTCTATGGACATACCCCTGTCAAAGAGGTTCGAATCGTCCATCATACGGCAAATGTTGATACAGGGGCAGTTTTCGGTGGTCATTTATCTGCCTTCCGTTACCCAGAATTAACAGCAGTATCTGTCCCTTCGTCTATGCCTTTAGTTGAGGAGAAATTTAGAGAAACTTTTGATTAA
- a CDS encoding lytic transglycosylase domain-containing protein codes for MDQNMLQILFEVNALRSISFNPSIQNQPAGMQNNELFGVMFQQLLQTENKSQISTHPSKTTLMDPPQLKPGADLISSNGSTNMKTNYDDIIAKAAEKYHVPMKLIQAVIKQESNFNPNIISHAGAAGLMQLMPATAKSLGVRNILDPEQNILGGTKYLRHMLDRFNGNIKLALAAYNAGPGNVKKYGGIPPFKETQNYVRKVSNSFYA; via the coding sequence ATGGATCAAAATATGTTACAAATACTGTTTGAAGTAAATGCCCTAAGAAGCATATCTTTCAATCCATCTATTCAAAATCAGCCTGCTGGAATGCAAAATAATGAGTTATTTGGCGTGATGTTTCAACAATTATTACAAACAGAGAATAAAAGCCAAATATCAACACATCCATCCAAGACAACACTTATGGATCCCCCTCAGCTGAAACCAGGAGCCGATCTCATTTCATCAAATGGATCCACCAATATGAAAACAAATTACGATGACATCATTGCAAAAGCAGCTGAAAAATATCATGTTCCAATGAAGTTAATCCAGGCGGTAATTAAGCAAGAATCCAATTTCAATCCAAATATTATCAGTCATGCAGGTGCTGCAGGATTGATGCAGTTAATGCCAGCTACTGCGAAATCATTAGGTGTACGAAATATACTGGATCCTGAACAAAATATATTGGGCGGAACAAAATATTTAAGACACATGCTTGATCGTTTCAATGGGAATATTAAGCTTGCACTTGCTGCTTACAACGCTGGGCCAGGAAATGTGAAAAAATATGGAGGAATTCCTCCCTTTAAAGAAACGCAAAATTATGTAAGAAAAGTATCAAACTCATTCTATGCTTAG